cgtttcactcaacctGGAACATGCCAGATACGCCGGCTAAATAAATAAACGAACGCTTCGGCGTACGCCGGCCACGTGAGCTTCAAATGAAAATAGTAAATTTCCATATTTTGATAAGATTTTCTATTGTGGCCTGATCCAAATAAGTTGTCAAAATATTCCTTGTGGTATGTTTCTACCTTTACTAGTATTAATTTCCAAATGCTTACCTGATTTCATATcgcaaaaatatatgatttgccgctttgcctatctcgcaagaccgTCGCACATCGGGGTACGCAGGATAGACCCGCGCAGCGCCGGGAagccaaacgaacgcctagccgGTTGCCCACGGTGACACGGTGTACGCCACAAAAGTGAAATGAATTGACTCACTAGTGTTTTCAAAGTCGTTGTGTTACTCTCAGTGCGGACATTATTTTAGTAACTTCACAGTAATGAGGTTAGTTTTGATAACACTTATTATGCCAACAAATTGAGAAACCCCTTTGCGTTAAACAATCAAAAACTACATCAGACATGACGTCAGGACCAGCTGGTTAGCTTTAAAATAATGAGGAATTCACACATTATCTATATTAAGTTATTAAGTCTGATGAACATTACAAATAATTGCTACATTTAATAATGTTTTGTGTTGCAATTTGAATTATTCTTCAAAAACTGGAAGAAGAACTTGCGTAGATATATATACTTCCGGTGTTAGTATAATGAGAGAGCAAACAGTGTGTGATTCCATATGCCTCATGTCCATATTCTAGTACCTTATTTCAGACAGACGTCTCCAGTGGGCAATTATGGCAGCATTATTAATTGTGTTGAACATTATATTGCTTGCAAATAATGTGCACGGGTCTGTAAAGAAAGGTGTTTCCTTGTATCCTGGCCTGCATCTGTGTGATGGCTTCAAAGTTCTCAACAACATGTCATGGTGGTAAGAAATTTCATGTATTCTTACAAATTaatgacttaaatttttcaagCGATGTTAAAGCCATTGTTATACAGTAACACTAAACCATTTTTGCCTTATGAACAACGAAACATGTTCTCCGCGACGACttgataaaatacaatatgtttaagtcagtgatgtctgtttcacaaaacttcGTACGagagttttttttatatagtaCGAACTTTTTATGAATTTCGTACGATAAAATGCTCTTCcacaaaatttctttaatttgcGACTATAGTACGAAGTTAGGAATTTAAGGAAACATTTGCGAAGTTAAAATAGCTGCAGCACGgatttcatataatattatgtactgaAACATTAACTAAATGCAGGATACTGTTTTGTTTGATTCATTTTTCACTACTGCAAAAGTGATCGAAAATTCCGCATCATATAAATTCGTTATCAGACTATTGGTATAAACTTCCTTACAAGAGACTGTGAGAAACCCATAATGTATTTATCCCAAGCAGCTATGTTCAAAATTCAGCTAACAATAAGTTTGCGATTCAGCATTAAAATCTCGAAGTTTAGTTAGTTATACTTCTTTGTTGTAATCTATTATTAAAATCGTAAAAGTTAAATTTGTAGAAATTCTGTAATAAGTTAGTCACGCATGAAAAAAGGAAGTAATAGCTCtcataaaatatcattaaatggaTTTATGATCAcactttacataaaaataaaataacaaaaataaaaacacgttGCTTAATTGTTCCTTCTCTTAAAAGTTAAGAAGGAACAGctatctgactaaagtacatctcctattacgctacgcttaggatctgagaacgagctattgatagcctcgttctgacgaccctttcgctagccagtcagaacttaacttacaacattctgcaaatctatagttagccttgatttttgatatttacgattcttatgtcgtaatgtgtcagatagccggttagctcagtcggtaggccacttacTCTATAAGCGAGGGgttccgggttcgagccctggattgactgcacatttttcttactctatgacattcgaacaagtcgtgattggttcaaataaaaatagatttgcgaaaataaaaatagcaatattggaaatccaaaatatacagaagtcgaatgtgaatgggtcattctcagatcttcgtttagaagatcaagtactttagtcagattggaaggAACAGTCACACTTGACAGAGCAACTGACCTCGCAAACTGTTGTCATTACTGTtgattacaagctggccaatgaaactccgtgaccttagaaataacctctgacgttaaaattattagTTCTTAATTTAGGCGACTCTCTGGATGAATGCGCTCTATGGATTACATATTACAAAATCCGAGGACggaaaagtggcgttgttgaaacatgccaaacatcttatttgtcacaaaagctaacatacgtcgttacctttaaatgcatggtcaatatgtaaaattaaatccCATTGCGATCCTCTCACTGTGTGCAACAAATTCTCGCACTGAATGCCCGGATGTCACATTCATtagatttaggacagatactattAAATTATATCCATGAATTACTGGggtttgttgtgtgcgaggacgTAGACTATTAGCGCATCAAATTATTACATTAGgatgttaaaaagaaaaaagtaaaacgaatataattatgtcaataagATAGAGTGGTCCTGTCCTTGCGTCCactcctggggttccacacactgatgaccaatatttaaaacagacattgcaacaaaacttttacaagatgatcattatattttcgctatgctttaacttgtaatattATTTACATGTGCAGACGCACGCCTGGTTTTATGCGTTACAGTGATACTTTTCTGAGataaaaacaaacagacaaacagacaaacaaacataaCAACACGTCACGTGGCTTTCCGTCGGAATATTTCATAGAAACCCTTATATGAAGATCCActtataaatgtaattttctttaGATTTCGAATAAGGTAATTGGCATTAAAACTATTCTTAGTTATCggagtcttttttttaaattttcatgatgatgaaatttcttcatttttattttgcgttAGCATTTTTCAACATATACCAAGCTGCAGTGGTCTAATGAATTAAGCGTTTGACCTACAAGCCTTGGGTTCGCGTCCTAGAATCAGGCcgtgttactgaagagagaccggctGGACAGGCACCAGCTAAACATATGTGGAAAATAAGTCAACAAGGAAAtactaaatgaaatatgaaacgtGTATCCATAACAAACATTCAATATATTATTGTTGAAAGTGATTGTattctgtacattttttctttcatatataagttaacatttttgtgccccccatgagtggtgggagcatatagatttggtcttgtctgtgtgtccgtccgtccgtccgtccgaagttcatgacgcgcctagcacaaaaagtatttgatataaatggatgaaaccttgcatgagtctttatcatgatatgaacttgcgcacctcctatttttcgtccggctccgccccctatttttagagctatagccacggaaatagtcaaaaatgcactttttcaccttgtgacacacctagctaaAAAGgatttgatatagattcacgaaaccttgcatgagtcttaatcatgatatgaacttgcgcacctcctatttttcattttggtctgatccctattttcagagttatggcccccgaaaaagtcaaaaatgcacattttcacattgtgacgcgcctagctcaaaatgtatttcatataaattgattaaaccgtatatgaatctttatcatgatatgcacttgcgcacctcctattttttgtctgactccgccccctattttcagagtaatggcccctgaaatagtcaaaaatgcacattttcaccttgtgacgcgcctagctaaaaagtatttcatataaattgattaaaccttgtatgagtctttatcatgatatgaacctgcgcactTCCTAtattttgtctggctccgccccctaatttaagagttatggcccctgaaatagtcaaaaatgctctgatgaaagaaataaatgaagCTACCAAACAACACAAATTTGTACCATTTGGTTTTTCAACGCAACgttgtaaaataattgcatttcaTGCTTTATGAGCTAGGTAAGCACTATAACGAaggaaatttagaaaatgttgagACTAACGCGCTTCCGTAAAATCTATTACTTGTGCAGGCCCGACAATTTCGTAGATTTCTAGGGGATTTTAATAATCATAAACACTGAACATTTCAACTAATTTGGTTTTGCTGTAGCAGCCATTGTAGCAAAGACTTTGGATAGATAGTTTCTCGAACAGCTGCATTTATGGGCATGTTCATAAAATTCGGACTAAACACTTCgaagatgtgtgcaagtttggtaccCCATCCTTTTGACGAATGAGCAAAAGCCCTGAAAGACGTTGTGTTGCAAAAAAACTTCTATAAACCTATAAATATGCAGATGAAAGAAAGTTTAATGGACTTCTCATAGGGGAAGAGACATGGGTacttgagccgcgccacgagaaaaccaacatagtggctttgcgaccagcattgatccagaccagcctgcgcatccatgctgttcgctttcaaagcctattgcaattagagaaactgctagcgaatagcatggatcctgaccagactgcgcggatgcgcaaactggtctggatccatgctgatcgcaaacgcattatgttggatttctcatggtgcggctcatattattttgaACCTCAAAGATGAAAAAACAGGGCAAGGACGAGCAGTTATCGCAAAAAGGAGTCAAAGTTACCTACGGGTTCTTTACACTATCAAagtttcttcatttctaaagacCTATGATGCAAACACCCATTGCACTCTATTACTTGAAAGTTTTACAAGTATGAAGTTCTAAACTCTGTGACAAAATATTACTTCAAACGTCACCAACAAACTTGTTTGCGGGTTATCAGGCTTATAGGCTATTATTCATGACACAAGATTAATATTGCACAGCAGTGTTTACAGAACTAGAAGGTCAATCAATTGCCGCACACTCCATATCTAAGACGTACTGGCAGGGCGTCGCTACCATTCAAGAAGCGCCATTGGTGGCGCAGTTTTTCAGTGTCTGCATAGTATACCATAGAAGGGCAGACTACCGCGTGACTTGGATAGCCAGTAATGAAAATTACGttgattgtgtgtgtgtggggggggggggggggggggggggggggggggaggaggaggGATAGTTTGAGGGAAATATGTAAGCAGTATGCTTAAATACAGTTTATTTCTATATCTTATACGGACAGTCTCAGTGTCTGAATCCCCAGCTAATGATAACTTTACATAAAACCTTTAGTAAGTTAATGACGCTGTTTATTGTTATAAAACGTATAATCATGATTTTATTAAAGTCTTTCTTACTAGATTTATCTTTtaacatatattatttttatgcaaTCGAATATACTAGTAAAACAAGAGGAATTTTTCAATATatgttgcaaaaatgtttttgtatactATAGGTATGACTGGCGTATGGACTTGTCGTTTTGGCATCAAAAAGTGTCAAAAGTGTGCCCACCTTCCACAGACCAGTCAATGCCACCACATATATCCATGGTAAAGAAATACAACAACCATACAACTATTCATATACCATGGAATACTCAGTATATTTTGGGTTTCAACGAGCCGAACCACAAGGACCAAGCTGATATGACGCCACAACAAGCAGCCGATGCATGGCCGGAAATAGAAAAGCACTCTCACGGGAAACCCCTCGTCAGTCCAGCTACCGCGGGTATGGCTTGCACTGGTACGATGAATTTTTCAGGTTATGCCACGGTTGTCGAATAGACTACATCGCCGCGCATCTATATAGCTGCGACGCCCATCAGATCATGTCATACATGCAGAAGCTGCATCATAGGTACAACAAGAAAATATGGCTGACAGAGTTTGCATGCCCCTATTCAAATGACGAAAATCAACAGTTGCATCTCATGCAGACTTTACTGCCGCAACTTGAGGCTGCTCCATATGTGTATAGGTAACTAGAAATATGTCGCTTTTCTTTGGTCCAAAATCAATTAGAACTAGAGCATGAATAGCTCAATATATATCGACCCTCTAAAATACTTTGATTTCCATAAGAGGGTGAgagtatttgctcattttaaAGATGATGAAAAAATGGGAAGATGTTTACCGTTGAATATTAGGTCAGATACTGTTGCCTGTTTCTGTTACAGTTGTAACGGCATAGTTCATCGATTCATTCGAAATTTGTTAAGGTCAtataaaataatgttaactttaaaCACGACAAATAATCTCGGAAACTGTATGTTTCCTGCCGTACTTAAAGAGACTAAAATGAATTGTTTCCTCTTATTTGTAGGTATGCTTGGTTTGAGGCTAGaataacaaacaatttttacgGTGATTTTGTAACTACGGCAGCCAGTCTGTTACACAAAAATTCCTCAACTTTGACGACAATCGGCCACTTCTACAACAATTTCCAAGCTAATGGGCAGGGTTCACATATTGTTGGATGATGTGTGtattaaaacagcaaaataagAAAGGCATGGAGCTTGTATGCTTTCGTATTGTTTCTTCTTCCTTTGTCCTACATAGATGACTGGGCTTTATATCTGTAAGCTAGATTTCACTAAGTAAACTCCTTTGTTTTAAATAAGGAACGTTCAACCCAGAGCTGCTTTATTTATCTAAAGAGTACTGAAATCTTATCAGTGCGTCTGCGACCACTTTGTACTTTTGTTATAAACCGAGGATTGACGAGGACGTTCTTAGAATTGAAATGTTCccgtttttttttacatcaaatgtACATGCTTGCATTTAAAGCTTAACACGATTTACTATTCCAACTGTTTAAAGGCATATAACGAAGGAGGATTTTAAGCTGTATACCAAAATAATTAAACGAACTGGTTTTATGGGAACATCATTTTATCGGCCCTACTTTCCGTAAAAGTCCTATCGCAGActgatgaaaacattaaaaaggaATCAAAcggtatataacattttattgacACCCTGAATATGACGCATATCGGCTTTAGTCAGAACATTACCACCCCTTCCGATTACGATGTACAAAACTTTACAACGTTGAATCATAAACATGAATATTATCATATTTCGAACAGAATGCATGCATTTACACAGTGATAaatcgtgtgtgtgtgtgtgttcgggtttaacgtctttttcaacaagtgATAAATCGACTTAAGCGCCTGTTCTATATGAAAATGCGAATGCATAGGAAAATCTAAGATCTGTTAAGGACTTCTTTGGACTTGAATGTGCGGACAAGATTTCATTTTATGGTAGTAGACCACCATTTTTTTCATTGCACCAGCAACTCTTAATTTTTCTACTTTTCTATTTGTGATATAACTTTTATGAAAGGCAGGTTAAGAAAAAGGGAAGTTCTATAAATATACGAAAATCAGACCTGAAGGGGCCGCTTGTTGTAAGCGAAGTTTAACCTGAAGAGATCTGATTTAATTCTATAACCAAAATATGTAATAATTCGAATGATAAAAGCTGTCATTACGAAACTGGATGTCCCTTTGGAACTGGAGGCTATGACTAATGAAGGAATTTTATTTTGGATCAATGTCATTTGAAGCTGACTGCAGCTTCCGGTCAAATAACCATGTCGGCAGTTTTTAAGCAGTGACAACTGTAGTTTTTGCGGATAAGTTTCATAGAAGTTATCTTGTTTTAGCCAATGGAAATACCATGTTGAATTTATCTGAATGGATATATATGAGCcccactatgagaaaaccaacatagtgcatttgcgaccagcatggacccagactagcctgtgcatccgcgcagtctgcatggtcaggatccatgctgttcactaacagtttctctaattgcatttaggctttgaaagcgaacagcatggatcctgaccagactgcgcggatgttggtctggatccatgatggtcgcaaacgcagcatgtaggttttctcatggcgcggtttaTATGTTAAAAGTCGAAACAACTGAGGAATTGACATTTTATTGACGGAGATCATATCGCGCTAGATATCAAATGCCGAACAGAACGAGGTGCCAGTGAAGTAAATCCTTTCCTTTACAAAAGCTTTCAAATCAGAATAGCAAAAATAAGCACACTTCTCAATCTTTCTTTAATGATATCGATCATATAGAGACAACGTTAAATGATGACTTAAATAACGTATCACGTTTGGCAAAACAATGGCTCGTTAAATTTAATCCAGTCAAAACCGATACATTATTTCTTTCACTTGCGAAACAGAATCTGAATTTGCCTacactttattttgaaaacaccCATTTAACTTATGTTGACAGTCACAAACATCTAGGGGTTACATTTAGTAAAGATGGCTCATGGCACGAACatatttttaatatcacttgATCAGCATCGAAAGTTTTAGGAATAATGAGAATGTCaaagtttaaacttaaaagaaaaattttgaacCAGGTATACATTTCTTATCTCCGACCAATTTGCATCTATTGTCTGGGATAGCAGTACGGTTTAAGAAAAGGAATAATTCGACAAAATTCAGTATGACTCAGCACGTATAGTAATAGGGCTAACGAGATCTGTATCAATAGAAAGACTGCTTCGAAAAATTGGATGGGTTTCATTATccgacagaagacatgcaaaaattaattttgatttataaacaTAGTCGCGGCGATTTACCTAGTTATCTATCTCAGCAATTCCCTTATTATACTGTATTTGAAACCAGCACCTATACATTGAGAAACAATGTAGATTATGCTACTATGACATGCCGCCCGGAAATTTATTCTTAATCTGTAATACCGTCATCTATCAAACTTTGGAATGACCTAGACACAGGTTTCCGAAATGCAGACACTATATCATCCTTTagatataatttaaaacaaaaaatcaaaccgCCCAAAGTTCCTTCTTTTTACCTATCTGTTGACAGACTTCCTCAGGTCCATCATGCAAGAATACGTGCCAAATGTAGCAATCTTAATTCGGACTTTTACAACCATATACGTGAGGATCAAATTGTGTAGCTGTGGATATATCCGTGACAAAAGCACGGAACACTTCTTTTTCAGATGTCCACTTTTTTCCCCAACAACGTCGACAGTTATTCACTGATACACGCCGGTATCGTCCTTAAGTGTCATAAAATTCCAGTTTACATTCGATAACTTATCACAAGAAATAAATGGCATCATTTCTGGTCATGTACAAgattatataaagaaaactaaACGTTTTAATTGAATCGAAATTTACAGAAACAGTTCTTCCCAGTCGCTGTGATTGTATCCATGAACCTTCAAATAATGTGGGGTATGGAACGGCGAGCAAATACCTCTTTTTTCTGCTTCTTaggtttattttgtgtgtgttttcttttgtctttatctctcttttttcttcttttttttttgttttctttggttgtattgtttaaaataatttacactCAACACTCATTAAGCTCTTACTTCTTTATATTCGCTTATTTactattttttcttgtttgtgtttTCTCTTACTCGTTTGgtttaaatattacaaacaatAAGCTGAACATTTTGTTACTAAACTTTGTTAGGGAAAGGCCTTcattaatgttggtaaaacttgtggcccgacccatttgctttaAACAAATTCCATGTAACTGCTTCCATATTCTATTGAGTACTAAttatgttacatgttttaaaaagcaataaaatatgattaaatgaaaaatatctttttaatttgcCTAAATATCTATgtgtattctgaagttttgaaaaaaaaaatagatgtttgatcaaattctacattgaagatttttttatctgaacgcgcagaactaccttaattgtgAATTTTAGTTGTTATGTTGCATTTCACACACATATTCAGTAACCACTAGCTTAAAATTTTATACAACCTGTCCCAGAATCGGTCTTTCAAAATCTCTTTTGCAAAAACATATTTacttacataatattttcatgctcagttttcttattattttgttctttttattagCTCGTCCCTTTTCTGTCGATCCCCTGAGGTTTTGCACAATATATTCATCAATATAGAACTTTGTACATGCTACATTTTCATTGACTTAGCTCATTTGCcaatttgattatgaaataacATCAACATACCTATATAACAATACTAGACAGagagtttaaaaatcatattgtttCGTTTAATGTCCAATTACATTATGACCAACATTTTATACGGTGAACAtgaatgtttaaatttttgataacctTCATTGCTTTTTAGATTATCCGTAATATTCAGTGTGATTTGATTGTGGCGATTCTACTCGGCAGCTCATTTAATTCATacttattacatttttcaaaataacgcATTCACCAACTCTCATTACATGAATAGTTAATAATGTCATAATGTCTGATTTCTTTTGAAGCATCTTTTTACTTACGTTATTACATGATTGACGTCATGGgagtaaaatataaatttggtCTACGAGTGtgataaagctttgacgttgcaCGTCGCGGAGACGTTGGCTGAATTGACTTAGTCCATAACAGGTAAAGAAGACGAAATtctgatgtttcagcaggaacatgttacatgtgataaaaagaatattacatttgtgtctttccacatttattttattcaacattATGTCAACCATTTGACAgtctaaaaatattgttttatagcTTTCGAAGGCGTGTACATGGTGTTTTCTCTGGGATTTCACTCTACCAGATCTGACTTAGTGAAAAATGTACATGAAGTGCTTAAATGTTTATGTTGCATATTTCTGAAAACATATTTCACCTAAAGActtgaaaccatgtacagtgacaggaagtggggacAATTAATATTAAATATCGAAAATGATAAACTAGTATTGTTTAAATAGATATCTTaatgtatatcaaataaaatacagcTAAACTCCTTTTCTTTCAAGAGATACACATCAGATGGGTGCTTCATCATTTTCAGGTGCGACTCTTTAGTGAAAAATCGCAATAAGCACTAAACTATCAATATTTGGCAATAGATTATATCATAACCATTCTACTGTTCAGGAGTGTATATACGTTTTCTACTAAGAAATACGCCTATAGGAATTGCATCTGTAAACAGGCGCTCTGTGCTAGGGCAATCTACATTATTTAGATGCTATAAGATAAAATTTATGTAGCCTTGTTTAttgtattatcattattgttatatttataattttatactggtgaaatataaaagtaaagacttttatatgaatatgtatgatggGATACTTATGTATAtctaaaaacttatttttaaaccAATGAAGAAGGTATTGGATTACTTTTTACCAGGTATTGGGagtgaaataaatgaatgaattacACATATCAAAACATGTTAACTTAAATAGTTATAATATTCTctatgaaaaattattattaattcAAGTTGGTtctaaatttagaatttaaaatctAAAGTGTAAACCCTCTCCACAAACATTCACTTGAAACATTTTCCAGTGCAAATGAAAGTTCATATCTATAAAAGGCCGCACTGATAAGGCTGTAAAGTGGCCAAGTCCCACAATTCGGTTTTTAGAGCAACTGCCACACTGTGTACTCTGACATTAACGATAGCGTTGAGCGTATCAAATCATTGCGTTATTTAAGattggttaaggtctctgactttgaATTACTCACCCCTCACCGATATAGGTTGGAGCCTGAAtgtttcatgtgagaaagccatcctgctggcttacgaaaggtcggtggttctacccaggtgccctcccgTGATAGAATATTTGCACGGAAGGACACATTCCACTATCAAAGCTAGATAGTCGCCGTATGacattaaaaccaacaaacagttGAGGATGAAGCAATAAATTCCTTAGCGATGGCACTGATACATGACGTGGAGAATGGACCGATTGCTTAACTTAAGAGTTACGAAGAGATCacagtttatttaagaaataataagttcccaaacgtggtttatcgttcttatgcgaaacaatatatcactcaggcctacaaccttcgtgatatattctaacgcataagaactcaaaactcgggttattctatgataaatcacacttggaaacttattatttcgattctaacacgacatactagtatcaacagagttagaaaaaagtggtaactactttttacgaccgcgctacacacctggatcggatgacgtcattgcacgcgagtggtatattgcagaataacccgagatagaatttgctctacatgtatgtaggttatttgctggtcatgttagaattataTCTAGTTTAAAGAGCAGTataaataatttctgtaaaacaatgttgtttttcttttccatttgaaTTTACCTGCGAAAACTGAAGTAAAAGTATACGTTTCCGGTGTTCGCTTAATGACAGAGTAACCATGGTGTCATTCCATAAACCTTTACGCcaataatatttctatttctacaGTGAGCAACAATGGCGTTATTATTAACTGTGGTGAATATTATATTGCTTGCAAATAATGTGTACGGGTCTGTAAAGAAGGGTGTGTCCTTGTATCCTGGCCTGCATCTTTGTGATGACTTCAAAGTTCTCAACAACATGTCATGGTGGTAAGattttacatgtatttctacTTTAATTTGTCGTAccatgtatatacatttgtattgttaTTATACTATAATACTAAACCTCTGTTGCCTTTTAAACAACATAACTTGTTCTCCATGAcgagtaaataaattatattagtAACGAAGTACATGTatagaaatgaatttatttttatagctcttagAAGAATTGGCGTAAATTATTTTCGAAAATTACTGATGGCCCCGCATCAAACATGCAGCCAACAACCTACTGTCAATacgtatacagacactaaatagataCTTGACCTAACACAACATAATGGCGGATTGAAGTAGTTTTCTCTCGGGGGTTATATTTACTGTGCAGAGCGTTTTCTCTTAATGCCATTGCTGAAACAACACGATATACTTATGCTAGTAATTAAGCTAAAATGcatcataaaatatttgcattaatatTGAGACATAAATCAGAGTCTCAATATGTCagaggcccgcccgcttagctcagtaggtagagcatttgtctacggatcgcgggatcgtgagttcgatcctcaggcgcgacgtatgttctccatgactatttaataaacgatattatgtctgaagtcattagtcctccacctctgactcatgtggggaagtcggcagttacttgctgagaacatgtttgtactggtacacaatccaggaacactggttaggttaactgcccgccgttacatgactgaaatactgttaaacccaaaataaacaaacaaacaaacatacttcAGTGTTCACAACTTCAATTTGACGTATCAACTCAAATTATAAAGAGTTTGGCATGTATGTAATACTGCTAGCTGttcattttctaagtttcttAACAAAAGCAAGATGTAACTGATTTGAAGACACCTAAAGCATTCTAGCTCAGAACTCATGAGTAGTACATATTTCGATATTTCATCAAATGATATTTCTACGCAATGTTATAAAAGGAGTAAGTTCTTGCTATTACATTATAACATTCCTATAGACATTTGCCACTTGTCTTTATATCGTATGtactaatttaaaattaatatcgcattattaaaga
The Mercenaria mercenaria strain notata chromosome 10, MADL_Memer_1, whole genome shotgun sequence genome window above contains:
- the LOC123560706 gene encoding uncharacterized protein LOC123560706 isoform X2, with protein sequence MAALLIVLNIILLANNVHGSVKKGVSLYPGLHLCDGFKVLNNMSWWYDWRMDLSFWHQKVSKVCPPSTDQSMPPHISMVKKYNNHTTIHIPWNTQYILGFNEPNHKDQADMTPQQAADAWPEIEKHSHGKPLVSPATAGMACTGTMNFSGYATVVE
- the LOC123560706 gene encoding uncharacterized protein LOC123560706 isoform X1, whose translation is MTSGPADRRLQWAIMAALLIVLNIILLANNVHGSVKKGVSLYPGLHLCDGFKVLNNMSWWYDWRMDLSFWHQKVSKVCPPSTDQSMPPHISMVKKYNNHTTIHIPWNTQYILGFNEPNHKDQADMTPQQAADAWPEIEKHSHGKPLVSPATAGMACTGTMNFSGYATVVE